A window from Corynebacterium accolens encodes these proteins:
- a CDS encoding ABC transporter permease — MSATFSPGTFRPAPKRASAGAIILAQGGMEAKLMLRHGEQQLLSIIIPLAILIGXAHLEXXXGHGLHEVFPMVLAXAATSAGFXGQAISLAFDRRYGALKRTGASGVPAWAIIGGKIIGVLTMVVFQILVLGATAFALGLRISAPGILLMIVSLIFGVAAFTAMGLVLGGTLSSEAVLALANLIWFILLAIVGWALYSQGLGDNGLLNIVPTVALAGALADASNSTFPGIELISLTAWLAVASYAAVRWFRFDG; from the coding sequence ATGAGCGCAACGTTTTCCCCCGGCACCTTCCGCCCGGCACCCAAACGAGCGAGTGCAGGCGCCATCATCCTTGCCCAAGGCGGCATGGAAGCCAAGCTCATGCTGCGCCACGGCGAGCAACAATTGCTCAGCATCATTATCCCGCTCGCCATCCTGATTGGGMCCGCACACTTGGAAYCCMCCMCCGGCCATGGTCTGCACGAGGTTTTTCCCATGGTGCTTGCGGKGGCGGCGACATCGGCTGGYTTTMCCGGACAAGCCATTTCCCTGGCCTTTGACCGCCGCTACGGGGCCTTAAAGCGCACCGGCGCCTCCGGCGTACCGGCATGGGCGATTATCGGCGGCAAAATCATCGGCGTGTTGACGATGGTGGTATTCCAGATTCTCGTGCTCGGTGCCACGGCCTTTGCCTTGGGCCTGCGCATCAGTGCGCCCGGCATTCTGCTCATGATCGTCTCGCTCATTTTCGGCGTCGCCGCCTTTACCGCTATGGGTTTGGTGCTTGGCGGGACCCTTAGCTCTGAGGCCGTACTCGCGCTGGCTAACCTCATTTGGTTTATCCTTCTGGCGATCGTCGGCTGGGCCCTGTATTCCCAGGGCTTGGGCGATAATGGCCTGCTCAATATCGTTCCTACGGTGGCGCTAGCGGGCGCGCTTGCCGATGCCTCCAATTCCACCTTCCCCGGCATCGAGCTCATTTCCTTGACCGCGTGGCTGGCAGTGGCGTCGTATGCGGCCGTTCGTTGGTTCCGCTTCGACGGCTAA
- a CDS encoding COX15/CtaA family protein — MHLVNYWTRTKRFFKEAVPTVEQQRLIALILIFCQGGITVSGSIVRVTGSGLGCPTWPQCQPGSLVPVEGAAPAIHQIIEFGNRLLTFVDSAAAGAAVIAMYMACRRPELRVYAWLNVAGIVLQAVIGGISVHLDLRWWSVALHFLPSMVLVWLACMLYARIKEPDDGTAQPRFPQAIRILAVIATIALSIVLITGTMVTGSGVHSGDSGVGMDGRLDVDTESMAIAHAMCMYVYLIFTAITVFLLYKHRTPQETKKTGWVLIVCILIQWAVGVLQFYLGVPRWTVPFHIGMSAVVTGFTALLWAHGRHRVGGTPDLISGSPAGDDKYAVRQQSLNEERAAV, encoded by the coding sequence ATGCACCTTGTGAATTACTGGACCAGAACTAAACGCTTTTTTAAAGAAGCCGTCCCTACCGTGGAGCAACAGCGACTTATCGCGCTGATCCTGATCTTCTGCCAAGGCGGCATCACCGTATCTGGTTCCATCGTCCGCGTCACCGGTTCCGGCCTTGGCTGCCCCACCTGGCCCCAATGCCAGCCTGGTTCCTTGGTGCCGGTCGAAGGCGCAGCCCCGGCAATCCACCAGATCATTGAATTTGGTAACCGCCTGCTCACCTTTGTTGATTCCGCCGCCGCCGGCGCGGCAGTCATCGCCATGTATATGGCCTGCCGCCGCCCTGAGCTCAGGGTCTATGCATGGCTTAACGTGGCCGGCATCGTCCTGCAGGCCGTCATCGGCGGCATCTCCGTGCACCTAGATCTGCGCTGGTGGTCCGTGGCGCTTCACTTCCTGCCCTCCATGGTGCTGGTGTGGCTTGCCTGCATGTTGTACGCCCGCATCAAAGAACCCGATGATGGCACCGCACAGCCGCGGTTCCCACAAGCTATTCGCATCCTCGCCGTCATCGCGACCATCGCCCTCTCCATCGTCCTGATCACCGGGACGATGGTGACCGGTTCCGGCGTCCACTCCGGCGACTCCGGCGTGGGAATGGACGGCCGCTTGGATGTGGATACCGAATCCATGGCCATCGCCCACGCGATGTGCATGTACGTTTACCTCATCTTTACCGCCATCACCGTCTTCCTGCTGTACAAGCACCGCACCCCGCAGGAGACCAAGAAGACCGGGTGGGTCCTTATCGTCTGCATCCTCATCCAGTGGGCCGTCGGCGTCTTGCAGTTCTACCTGGGCGTGCCGCGGTGGACGGTCCCCTTCCACATCGGTATGTCCGCCGTGGTCACCGGCTTTACCGCCCTGCTCTGGGCACACGGGCGCCACCGCGTCGGCGGCACGCCGGACCTCATCTCAGGCTCTCCCGCCGGCGACGATAAATACGCCGTTCGCCAGCAATCATTAAATGAGGAACGCGCCGCCGTTTAG
- a CDS encoding quinone oxidoreductase family protein yields the protein MHAIQITETGGPEVLRYAEVPAPTPAEDEVLVDVTVAGVNYIDTYYREGIYNAQTPFIPGFEGTGRVVHDPKGEIAEGTLVAWHHAFGSYAEQVCVPRNGLVAVPDDFPTEIAASMLLQGMTAHFLSHGVYELGEGATCLITAGAGGVGQLLTQMASSLGATVYTVVSTDEKEEISYKCGADHVFRYNDCLGEQVRRFNGGRGVDVVYDGVGQSTFFESLEAVRPRGTVALFGAASGPVEPIDPQLLNKHGSIFLTRPSLGAWTAQEGEFQMRAQAVVQAVMDGDLKFNVSASYPLKEAEQAHRDLQSRSTTGSIVLRVKQD from the coding sequence ATGCATGCTATCCAGATCACAGAAACGGGCGGGCCGGAAGTCCTGCGCTACGCCGAGGTTCCTGCGCCCACGCCCGCTGAGGACGAGGTCTTAGTCGATGTCACCGTAGCGGGCGTGAACTATATCGACACCTACTACCGCGAGGGTATCTATAACGCCCAGACGCCCTTTATCCCTGGCTTTGAGGGAACGGGGCGCGTTGTCCACGATCCCAAGGGGGAAATTGCGGAAGGCACCTTGGTGGCATGGCACCACGCCTTTGGTTCCTATGCCGAGCAGGTCTGCGTCCCCCGGAATGGCCTTGTCGCCGTACCGGATGATTTCCCCACCGAGATCGCTGCCTCCATGCTGCTACAGGGCATGACCGCCCACTTCCTTTCCCACGGCGTGTATGAGCTTGGCGAAGGCGCCACGTGTCTCATCACCGCTGGTGCGGGCGGCGTGGGCCAGCTGTTGACCCAAATGGCTTCCTCTTTGGGCGCTACGGTCTACACGGTCGTCTCCACCGATGAAAAGGAAGAGATCTCGTACAAGTGCGGCGCCGACCACGTCTTCCGCTACAACGATTGTCTGGGCGAGCAGGTTCGCCGGTTTAATGGCGGCCGCGGCGTCGATGTGGTCTATGACGGCGTGGGGCAATCCACCTTCTTCGAATCGCTCGAGGCCGTTCGCCCGCGCGGCACCGTCGCACTCTTTGGCGCCGCTTCTGGCCCGGTTGAGCCCATCGATCCCCAGCTGCTCAATAAGCATGGCTCCATCTTCTTGACCCGGCCTTCGCTCGGCGCGTGGACGGCGCAAGAGGGCGAATTCCAGATGCGCGCGCAAGCAGTCGTCCAGGCCGTCATGGACGGAGACCTCAAGTTCAACGTATCGGCCTCCTATCCCTTGAAGGAAGCAGAGCAGGCCCACCGCGATCTACAATCGCGCAGCACCACCGGTTCTATTGTTCTGCGGGTAAAGCAGGACTAA